Proteins co-encoded in one Aethina tumida isolate Nest 87 chromosome 7, icAetTumi1.1, whole genome shotgun sequence genomic window:
- the LOC109605186 gene encoding MAP kinase-activating death domain protein isoform X1, translating into MSLDNERQFLCPRLIDYLTIIGARGSSSAGCNPNRQPSSSSIQPPELLRRYPIEDHKDFPMPLDMVYFCQPEGCSSVGPRKTALREASSFVFTLTDKDSGKTRYGICVNFYRPIEKISVSAKRTNTTLRRDSWRKSMEKSSDSAFSSDYRSSNVGPSDSEKDCPSRRDSETPGLHVLPAPRLGVTGPSNDSESGGSLSPSPRASRRRQRIRNHSLTSLCLLSHHPFFTMFRECLFILKKLIDACNESSHPRRVGGSKQASRDTVWSVLTGHSGDGASSIVLHDVKEIETWILRLLSSPVPIPGKTKIELEVLSPSVYEPLIFALPSHTRFSLVDFPLHLPLELLGVDMCIKVLTIILLENKVVFQSRDYNALSMSVMAFVAMIYPLEYMFPVIPLLPTCMNCAEQLLLAPTPFVIGLPASFLMYKKNFKLPDDVYLIDLDSNKLISPSEVPPLPEPEGTILKNHLKQAMQLMDQVGTGAMTSLQTPSTSSNQLQPSRRDSISGTTLSVNKQNSPELQTPIVSPKLPLSPQSPVPPRTNTIITSSQAIYNPFIYGSDIDSVDVATRIAMVRFFNSQNLLANFSEHTRTLRLYPRPVVAFQINSFLRSRPRASQFLNRFARTQAVEFLAEWSLTPTNVAFQRVHTGVLDPSLVGDKPKWYLHNLEPLKFIVWDDGSSLNGALRCLQYQENQPTDESGSDSEEVDSTSSSYSSLSDFVSEMQSSDLSPSCMSYQEQRKATARNISICSNVDVAQVYKPPSELHYPDGEVPVTRSDSPQSSSSSDSDLSSPSFNRDSEIEYNSKNKSETIKSTSKVDKEESGSCENESDSNSTMTPKTTVSMNTVKTESASSTNSESLDRPSTPRKTRRSVTPVPPITPILQKQPSIGNVFVRTSSFGSSSGGSSAPSTAGSVQRQSSQGSLFEQFASQAKELVKETTRQSSQDGLLAQMDKLKLQAKEKLTEAEESNIFAPFDKLTVHAKKAAEEATKSVQEASKTATAVSKNTFEDLTYVGKSTLDDLTKSAKEVVTKKGLLRADSFNKSSEGRKDSTSSNTSIVATSGNVFSGASRDFFSNFSPDLNGIATSTTNIFSDLFGSKKETPKPTQSIQQQKPKETKISMFGPFQRGPRGLAEKSPLIKHTPRKQDEIHRKQSIDKSATNSENQTFLKDVINQVLEGEGVGWLKLNRLKKLMEDESYRNFVLSKLNKTLDRKIAPDDHIDDVCITKPVWKGMLKVLQAIVHGLEVTFGNYGLGGMASAFQLHEIAHTHYWSKELADYNTDITSSSSPRSPQSPRLSIQSDWENSRKSSHSEPPEVRLIQGDESDKDQHSTAEMFKDMLTQKKNLLLSKLTSFDSDAEGTMHGSGGTVSPSTGSITTGPACGLNRGGTQASFRSTVSDTEVETLQFPKIAKQRTASVWSSKSSLGSGFRYHAGQMVNTVTSPSPDAPRTYLFEGLINKERSSLWDQMQFWEDAFLDAVSQERDMIGMDQGPREMMERYKGLSDTERKRLEHEEDKLLATMLYNLTAILVMLNCNKEEVKRKIRRLLGKSHIGYVYSQEVNLLLDQIHHLNGNDIDLKPLGSRLLHRQSFTVHQGVDGGGELRFMEVRDDGLVLRSVSGVIVERWWFERLVNMTYSPKNKVLCLWRRNGQQTQLHKYYTKKCKQLYYCIKDAMERGGVAGTAPELGGEFPIQDMSTGEGGLLQVCMEGVGLLFANSKFFVRIDHIRKCFTQQGSIFIIEEFNPKTRHVIQRKYKSPMADQICYSVLCVFSYVAAGSDKSVAPQLTKPKSTHLPLSCVRPILSPQDSPHNLSHKSTSSPQQLQAAPPPSSPEPGSVTPVGGPPNYPPPALPPGVAPPAQPPGGRTYIVPVQLASSKPPPVPQRSMSLSSAQPPPTPPRPK; encoded by the exons ATGTCGTTGGACAACGAAAGGCAGTTTTTGTGCCCCCGATTAATTGATTATCTAACAATTATAGGGGCGAGAGGGTCATCAAGTGCCGGATGCAATCCTAACCGACAACCTTCATCAAGTTCtattcaa CCGCCTGAGCTTCTCCGTCGATATCCTATAGAGGACCACAAAGATTTTCCAATGCCTCTAGATATGGTATACTTTTGTCAGCCCGAAGGATGTTCTTCAGTAGGACCTAGAAAAACTGCTTTGCGTGAAGCCTCGTCGTTTGTTTTTACATTAACTGACAAAGATTCCGGAAAAACTAGATACGGAATTTGTGTAAATTTCTACAGGCCCATTGAGAAAATAAGTGTTTCTGCGAAAAGGACAAATACTACTTTAAGGAGGGATTCATGGAGGAAGAGCATGGAAAAAAGTTCAGATTCTGCTTTTTCCag TGACTATAGAAGTAGCAATGTTGGACCGAGCGACTCTGAGAAAGATTGTCCTAGTCGTAGAGACTCCGAAACACCCGGTCTCCATGTTTTACCAGCCCCTCGTTTAGGGGTAACAGGTCCTTCCAATGATTCAGAAAGTGGAGGAAGTTTATCGCCTTCTCCTAGAGCAAGTCGAAGGCGCCAA CGAATACGGAATCACTCTCTGACGTCATTGTGTCTGCTGTCGCATCATCCGTTTTTCACAATGTTTCGAGAGTGcctatttattctaaaaaaattgatcgaCGCATGTAACGAGTCGTCTCATCCGAGGCGCGTCGGTGGATCCAAACAGGCGTCacg CGATACTGTATGGAGTGTCCTTACTGGCCATTCTGGTGACGGTGCATCCTCTATAGTTCTTCATGATGTAAAAGAAATAGAAACTTGGATTTTGAGACTACTTTCATCTCCAGTTCCCATTCCTGGAAAAACTaa aattgagTTAGAAGTATTATCTCCGAGTGTATATGAGCCGTTGATATTCGCTTTGCCGAGTCATACGCGTTTCAGTCTTGTTGATTTTCCTTTGCATTTGCCACTTGAATTATTAG GTGTTGATATGTGTATTAAGGTTTTGACAATAATCTTGTTAgaaaacaaagtagtttttcaATCACGGGATTACAATGCTCTGTCGATGTCGGTGATGGCATTTGTTGCCATGATTTATCCCTTGGAATACATGTTTCCTGTTATACCACTATTACCTACTTGTATGAACTGTGCTGAACAG TTGCTGTTAGCACCTACGCCCTTTGTAATAGGATTACCTGCAAgttttttaatgtacaaaaaaaattttaa attaccagatgatgtttatttaatagatttagattctaataaattaatttctcccTCTGAAGTGCCACCTTTGCCAGAACCTGAAGGAACTATATTAAAGAACCACCTAAAACAA GCTATGCAACTAATGGACCAAGTTGGCACTGGC GCAATGACTAGCCTTcaaactccatctacatctaGTAACCAGCTTCAACCTTCAAGAAGGGACAGTATTTCTGGTACTACCTTAAG tgtgaataaacaaaattcaccAGAACTACAAACGCCAATTGTGTCGCCGAAATTACCATTGTCACCCCAGTCACCAGTGCCTCCAAGGACTAATACCATTATAACATCTTCTCAAGCAATTTATAATCCTTTTATTTATGGAAGTGATATTGATTCTGTTGATGTTGCAACGAGAATAGCGAtg gttcGATTCTTTAACTCACAAAATCTTCTAGCAAATTTCTCTGAGCATACAAGAACTTTGAGGTTGTATCCACGTCCCGTAGTtgcttttcaaattaatagcTTTCTCAGATCAAGACCGAGAGCTTCtcagtttttaaatagatttgcAAGAACACAAGCAGTCGAGTTTCTTGCAGAATGGTCTTTAACTCCTACCAACGTCGCTTTTCAAAGAGTCCACACAGGAGTTTTAGATCCATCTTTAGTTGGTGATAAACCAAAATGGTATCTTCATAATTTAGAGCCCCTTAAATTTATCGTATGGGATGATGGTAGTTCTTTAAATGGCGCACTTag GTGTCTTCAATATCAAGAAAATCAACCAACTGATGAAAGTGGCTCCGATTCTGAAGAAGTGGATAGCACTAGTTCCAGTTATTCATCACTCAGTGACTTTGTTTCAGAAATGCAATCTTCTGATTTATCACCAAGTTGTATGTCTTATCAGGAGCAGAGAAAAGCTACTGCTCGAAACATATCTATTTGTTCTAATGTAGACGTGGCACAAGTTTACAAACCTCCTTCTGAATTACACTATCCAGACGGTGAAGTTCCCGTTACTAGATCAGACTCACCACAATCTTCATCTAGTAGTGATTCAGATTTAAGTTCACCTTCATTTAACCGTGACTCAGAAATTGAATACAACAGTAAAAATAAGAGTGAAACTATCAAATCGACCTCTAAAGTTGATAAAGAGGAGAGCGGAAGTTGTGAAAATGAATCCGATTCTAATTCTACAATGACACCAAAAACTACAGTTAGTATGAATACTGTAAAGACTGAATCTGCTAGCAGTACCAATAGTGAATCACTAGATAGACCATCAACACCTAGGAAAACTAGAAGATCTGTCACGCCG GTTCCACCAATTACCCCTATACTTCAAAAGCAACCCAGTATTGGAAATGTATTCGTTAGAACATCAAGTTTTGGTTCTTCTTCTGGTGGTAGTTCAGCTCCTTCAACTGCAGGAAGTGTACAACGTCAAAGCAGCCAAGGATCACTTTTCGAGCAATTTGCTTCTCAAGCTAAAGAATTGGTCAAGGAAACAACTCGACAAAGTAGTCAAGATGGTTTATTAGCACAAATGGATAAg ttaaaattacaagccaaagaaaaattaaccgAAGCAGAGGAAAGCAATATATTTGCTCCATTTGATAAG ttgacTGTACACGCAAAGAAAGCTGCGGAAGAAGCAACAAAAAGTGTTCAAGAAGCAAGTAAAACTGCTACAGCTGTAAGCAAAAATACATTTGAGGATTTAACTTACGTTGGTAAATCTACGTTAGATGATCTTACTAAAAGTGCAAAGGAAGTGGTCACCAAAAAAGGATTGCTTAga GCTGACTCATTTAATAAGTCTTCTGAAGGAAGGAAAGATTCAACTAGCAGTAATACGTCAATTGTAGCCACTTCAGGGAACGTGTTCTCAGGAGCCAGTCGAGATTTTTTCTCTAACTTTAGTCCAGATCTTAATGGAATTGCAACAAgtactacaaatattttttccgaTTTATTCGGAAGCAAAAAGGAAACTCCAAAACCAACCCAATCCATTCAACAACAGAAACCGAAAGAAACAAAGATAAGTATGTTTGGTCCATTTCAAAGAGGTCCTAGGGGATTAGCTGAAAAAAGTCCCTTAATAAAACATACTCCAAGAAAACAAGATGAAATTCATAGGAAACAATCTATAGATAAATCGGCAACCAACAGTGAGAATCAAACCTTTTTGAAGGATGTTATCAATCAGGTCTTGGAAGGTGAAGGTGTGGGATGGTTGAAATTAAATAGGTTGAAAAAGTTAATGGAGGATGAATCTTatcgtaattttgttttaagtaaattgaacaaaaccTTAGATAGAAAAATTGCTCCAGATGATCATATCGATGATGTg tgTATTACAAAGCCTGTTTGGAAGGGTATGTTGAAAGTATTGCAAGCAATAGTACATGGTTTGGAAGTAACTTTTGGGAATTACGGATTAGGAGGAATGGCTTCAGCATTTCAATTACATGAAATTGCTCATACTCATTATTGGAGTAAAGAGTTAGCAGACTATAATACCGACATAACTAgt aGTTCTAGTCCAAGATCTCCACAGAGTCCAAGATTATCTATACAATCTGACTGGGAAAATTCAAGGAAGTCATCACATTCAG agcCACCTGAAGTTAGATTAATTCAGGGAGATGAATCAGATAAAGATCAACATTCAACTGCAGAGATGTTTAAGGATATGTTGACACAAAAGAAGAACTTACTGCTCAGTAAACTAACATCGTTTGATTCTGAT GCTGAGGGCACTATGCATGGGTCTGGAGGCACCGTTTCACCATCAACAGGTTCTATAACCACAGGCCCTGCATGCGGATTAAATCGTGGCGGTACGCAGGCTTCTTTCCGGTCCACTGTCTCAGATACCGAAGTTGAAACTCTGCAG tttcctAAGATTGCCAAACAGAGAACTGCAAGTGTGTGGTCCAGTAAATCGTCTCTAGGTTCAGGGTTTAGGTATCACGCGGGACAGATGGTTAATACAGTAACTTCACCTTCTCCCGATGCGCCTCGGACATACTTATTTGagggattaattaataaagagagatcTAGCTTATGGGACCAAATGCAATTTTGGGAAGATGCTTTCTTGGACGCAGTATCCCAAGAAAGAGATATGATAGGAATGGATCAAGGTCCAAGAGAGATGATGGAGAGGTACAAGGGCTTAAGTGATACTGAGCGAAAGAGACTTGAGCATGAAGAAGATAAACTATTAGCAACcatgttatataatttgacaGCGATTTTGGTCATGTTGAACTGTAACAAAGAAGAagtgaaaagaaaaattagaagATTGTTGGGAAAAAGTCATATTGGTTATGTATATAGTCAAGAAGTTAATCTGTTATTAGATCAAATTCATCACTTG AATGGAAATGATATTGATTTGAAACCACTTGGATCGAGGTTACTACATAGACAGAGTTTCACAGTTCATCAGGGTGTTGACGGAGGTGGTGAATTGAGATTTATGGAAGTAAGAGATGATGGGTTAGTTTTGAGATCAGTTTCGGGGGTAATTGTTGAACGTTGGTGGTTTGAAAGGCTTGTAAATATGACCTATAGTCCTAAAAATAAGGTATTATGCTTGTGGAGAAGAAATGGACAACAGACTCAgcttcataaatattacactAAAAAG tGTAAACAATTGTATTATTGCATTAAGGATGCCATGGAACGAGGCGGAGTGGCAGGTACTGCTCCAGAATTAGGCGGCGAGTTTCCTATTCAGGATATGAGTACCGGGGAGGGGGGTCTGTTGCAGGTCTGCATGGAAGGTGTTGGACTTCTCTTCGCTAACAGCAAG TTTTTCGTAAGGATCGACCATATTAGGAAGTGTTTTACGCAACAAGGAAGCATATTTATCATTGAAGAATTCA aCCCAAAAACGAGGCATGTTATTCAAAGGAAATATAAATCACCTATG gCTGATCAGATTTGCTACTCAGTCCTCTGCGTGTTTTCCTACGTTGCTGCAGGTTCAGACAAATCGGTTGCTCCTCAACTTACGAAACCTAAGTCAACACATCTGCCCCTGAGTTGTGTCCGCCCTATATTATCTCCTCAAGATTCCCCACATAATCTATCACACAAATCGACGTCTAGCCCGCAACAGTTACAGGCGGCTCCTCCACCTTCAAGCCCTGAACCTGGATCAGTGACACCGGTGGGGGGACCTCCAAACTACCCACCTCCTGCATTACCACCTGGTGTGGCGCCACCAGCTCAACCTCCTGGAGGTAGGACTTATATAGTGCCTGTGCAATTGGCTAGTTCTAAGCCACCACCAGTTCCACAGAGATCTATGTCGTTAAGTTCGGCGCAGCCACCGCCGACACCGCCTAGGCCCAAGTGA